The following coding sequences are from one Dehalococcoidia bacterium window:
- a CDS encoding SDR family oxidoreductase, with protein MELGLAGRVAIVGGGSKGIGRAAAMMLAAEGARVVIAARGQAALTDAAEAIRDATGAEVLSVECDMAVYEDIKRLVQRTVETFGAIDIVVNNAGGPPPGTFEHHDDEAWVKAVDQNLMSVVRLTREALPYLKASDQARVINVTSTAVKEPIDGLILSNSVRLGTTGLAKTLSKELGRYGITVNNVGPGLTLTDRIRPVLEAQAVAEGRTFDEQKQLRARQIPLGRVGEAEDVAAMIVFLASRQARQISGQTILVDGGATGSVF; from the coding sequence ATGGAACTCGGGTTGGCCGGACGCGTCGCCATCGTCGGGGGTGGCAGCAAGGGCATCGGGCGTGCCGCTGCCATGATGCTGGCGGCCGAAGGCGCGCGCGTCGTGATCGCGGCGCGCGGACAGGCCGCACTCACGGACGCCGCGGAGGCCATTCGAGATGCCACGGGCGCCGAGGTGCTCAGCGTCGAGTGCGATATGGCCGTGTACGAAGACATCAAGCGGCTCGTGCAGCGCACGGTCGAAACCTTCGGGGCGATCGATATCGTCGTGAACAATGCGGGCGGCCCGCCACCCGGCACATTCGAGCACCACGACGACGAGGCCTGGGTGAAGGCGGTCGACCAGAACCTGATGAGCGTCGTGCGTCTCACGCGGGAAGCGCTTCCGTACCTGAAGGCGTCCGACCAGGCGCGCGTGATCAACGTCACGTCGACCGCCGTGAAGGAGCCGATCGATGGCCTGATCCTGTCGAACTCGGTCCGTCTCGGCACCACCGGCCTTGCGAAGACGTTGTCGAAGGAACTGGGACGCTATGGCATCACGGTGAACAACGTCGGCCCCGGACTGACGCTCACTGACCGCATCCGGCCCGTACTCGAAGCGCAGGCGGTCGCGGAGGGGCGCACGTTTGATGAACAGAAACAGTTACGTGCCCGCCAGATCCCCCTTGGCCGCGTCGGCGAGGCTGAAGACGTCGCGGCGATGATCGTGTTTCTCGCATCGAGGCAAGCGCGGCAGATCAGCGGTCAGACGATCCTCGTCGATGGGGGTGCAACAGGCAGCGTGTTCTAG
- a CDS encoding CapA family protein — MTTSPATPRAPASITISAVGDVSLAREVVPRMEANGVGYPYDLIRHLITGDIAIANLEGALTDRGEPWPKGYNFRTPPRFASGLLDAGFDVVSLANNHAMDYGVQGLDDTFAALDGAGVRYIGAGDTSDEAATPAIFEAPNGLSVAFVACADSPDEGGGFEIRDWAASAITPGLFICDDAPLTAAITSARQQADFVVVVVHAGTEYSTVPDATQRRIAATVLGAGADAYVGHHAHVVQPVERRGNQLVAWGLGNFIFDLDEVDLANIPIPRVSLVLSITLTEGEGVTAYQVAPVVQDANEDRPRPATPEEAAVLESLITP, encoded by the coding sequence GTGACGACTTCGCCCGCCACGCCACGCGCACCCGCATCGATCACGATCAGCGCCGTCGGGGACGTCAGCCTCGCGCGAGAGGTCGTGCCGCGCATGGAGGCAAACGGCGTGGGCTACCCGTACGATCTCATCCGCCACCTGATTACGGGTGACATCGCGATCGCCAACCTCGAGGGTGCGCTCACGGACAGAGGCGAGCCGTGGCCGAAGGGCTACAACTTCCGCACGCCACCGCGCTTCGCATCCGGCCTGCTGGACGCCGGCTTCGATGTCGTCTCGCTCGCCAACAACCACGCGATGGATTACGGCGTCCAGGGGCTGGACGATACATTCGCCGCGCTCGATGGGGCAGGCGTGCGTTATATCGGCGCCGGTGATACGAGCGACGAAGCCGCGACGCCAGCCATCTTCGAGGCGCCGAACGGACTGAGCGTTGCGTTCGTCGCGTGCGCCGACAGTCCGGACGAGGGTGGAGGTTTTGAGATTCGCGACTGGGCCGCCAGCGCGATCACGCCCGGGCTGTTCATCTGCGATGATGCGCCGCTCACCGCAGCCATCACATCCGCCCGGCAACAGGCCGACTTTGTCGTGGTCGTCGTACACGCCGGGACTGAGTACTCGACGGTCCCCGACGCCACACAGCGTCGCATAGCGGCGACCGTCCTCGGGGCCGGCGCCGACGCGTACGTCGGGCACCACGCGCACGTCGTCCAGCCAGTGGAGCGGCGAGGCAATCAGCTCGTGGCATGGGGACTCGGCAACTTCATCTTTGACCTCGACGAGGTCGATCTGGCGAACATTCCCATACCGCGCGTCTCGCTCGTCCTGAGCATCACGCTGACCGAGGGCGAAGGTGTGACGGCGTATCAGGTCGCGCCGGTCGTGCAGGACGCGAACGAAGATCGCCCGCGCCCGGCGACACCGGAGGAAGCGGCCGTGTTGGAGTCGTTGATCACGCCCTGA